The nucleotide sequence ACTTGACAAGTGTTGCCCATTCTGGGTATATGTCATCTACCAAGTAATACCCTTTAGTAAATTCGTGTCCGTTGACAGTGTAACGGACCTCCGGAGCTCGACCATCCAATAAATCTTCGAACAAATCCAATTCAACGTGCACGATTTCATTAAGAACATTAATATCATTGTTCGAACCCGCTGGACCAAAGAAAGCGTGCCAAATCCACATATCGTAGGACGCAACCGCCTCGAGCATTATTGTTGGTCCTTCGTGATCACCCCTGTGGTAATGCCTTTGCCACGCAACTGGACAATTTTTCCAAGCCCAATGCATGCAATCGAGACTACCTAACATACCCGAAAAACCGTGCATCTCCAAATGTTTGGCATGCAATCGACGAACATCTTCTTCAGTTGGTTTCCTTAAATATTCTCGCGAAAACATATGAATAATACATTTACAATAATTGTTTAAACAATCACGAGACGTAGATGTGCCCATGTGTAATTTTTAATCGAATGCATCAGGTGCAATGTCATATGCCAATTGACGTATGGCCGATGTACACTTTTGAAAAATATTGAAACCGAGTTGACCGGTTGCATCGGAACATTGATCAAAATATTGAAAATAATCGGATCTCGGTTGAGAATCATATGATAGAATAGCATGACCAATACGAATAAACAATGACTTACTCATTCGGTATCGATTTCGAAAATAATCACCCGGAAATGTTGGATTATCCGAGAAATAGTCATTGTACAAACGATTACCGGTATCAATCCGATCTCTTTGCAACCGACTTCTTCTAATAATTCTACGAGAATTTTGAGCTTCATCTACTTCATCTATTACATCAAGCGAATCGAGTAAGTTAAGCGCGTTGTAACCGTCTTGAATTAACTCTTCATTGAAATCGAACTCTGCGCTATCACTATCCGTCACGCTCTCCTCGCTCTCGCTCTGAGAATTTAACAAATCTTCCAATCcatttgaattttttttgtttttgtgaaaTATGAATTGAAGGTGAGAGTCTTGGGTAAATAATGGAGTGAGAGTGTTAGGTAAATA is from Rutidosis leptorrhynchoides isolate AG116_Rl617_1_P2 chromosome 10, CSIRO_AGI_Rlap_v1, whole genome shotgun sequence and encodes:
- the LOC139870808 gene encoding uncharacterized protein, whose amino-acid sequence is MGTSTSRDCLNNYCKCIIHMFSREYLRKPTEEDVRRLHAKHLEMHGFSGMLGSLDCMHWAWKNCPVAWQRHYHRGDHEGPTIMLEAVASYDMWIWHAFFGPAGSNNDINVLNEIVHVELDLFEDLLDGRAPEGRSRDFECPVREEIKGP